Proteins co-encoded in one Athene noctua chromosome 34, bAthNoc1.hap1.1, whole genome shotgun sequence genomic window:
- the TAP1 gene encoding antigen peptide transporter 1 isoform X2 → MGAAPARRLLALLSPERRRCAGVAALMAASVLGEVAVPYFTGRVTDWVASEDEVAAAWPMALLGLSSAVTEFTCDVTYTGTLSRALGRLQRRVLGAVLRRDVTSLRVTGAGAVTARVTGDVEATHAAVAEALSLLLWYLARGLCLLVTMAWLSPHLAFVTLLSLPVLLLLPRGIGQIQQGLSRQVQEALAGATKVAVETFQAMATIRSFAHEAGAAERYHQRLRHVQRLEAKEAATYASSVWASGFSALALKLGLLCYGGQLVALGTITTGDLVTFLIYQMQFTEAVEVLLHYYPNMTKAVGSSEKIFEFLDQEEQVTPAGTLAPDVVRGHLQLEDVWFSYPEHQEPVLKVAAVPQEPVLFSRSLHANIAYGPGTWSRAQVTVAARRAGAHAFVTRLPQGYDTEVGELGVQLSGGQRQAVAIARALVRDPRVLVLDEPTSALDADSQLQVEQEIFGASGAGRAVLLVTGQVALATRAQRVAVLEGGRLHELGSPGELLRPGSRYWHLLQGGGQRGTAGNEGEGQQELGTPMEGDSENTGGDKETWDVATRLGVGDTGSCNGDRRSRGGDSESRCGDRKSCDKGL, encoded by the exons ATGggggcggcccccgcccgccggctccTGGCGCTGCTGAGCCCCGAGCGCCGGCGCTGCGCGGGGGTGGCGGCGCTGATGGCGGCCTCGGTCCTCG GGGAGGTGGCCGTCCCCTACTTCACGGGGCGCGTCACCGACTGGGTGGCCAGCGAGGACGAGGTGGCGGCCGCCTGGCCCATGgcgctgctggggctcagcag CGCCGTCACCGAATTCACCTGCGACGTCACCTACACGGGGACGTTGAGCCGGGCCTTGGGGCGTCTCCAACGCCGCGTCTTGGGCGCCGTCCTGCGCCGGGATGTCACCTCGCTGCGGGTGACGGGGGCCGGGGCGGTGACAGCGCGGGTGACGGGGGACGTGGAGGCCACCCACGCGGCGGTGGCCGAGGCGCTCAGCCTCTTGCTGTGGTACCTGGCGCGGGGCCTTTGTCTCCTGGTCACCATGGCCTGGTTGTCCCCCCACCTGGCCTTTGTCACCCTCCTGTCACTGCCcgtcctcctgctgctgccccggGGCATCGGCCAGATCCAGCAG gggctgTCGCGGCAGGTGCAGGAGGCGCTGGCGGGTGCCACCAAGGTGGCGGTGGAGACCTTCCAGGCCATGGCCACCATCCGCAGCTTCGCCCACGAGGCCGGGGCGGCCGAGCGGTACCACCAGCGCCTGCGGCACGTCCAGCGCCTGGAGGCGAAGGAGGCGGCCACCTACGCCAGCAGCGTCTGGGCCAGCGGG TTCTCGGCGCTGGCCCTGAAGTTGGGGCTCCTCTGCTACGGGGGACAGCTGGTGGCCTTGGGGACCATCACCACCGGGGACCTCGTCACCTTCCTCATCTACCAGATGCAGTTCAccgaggctgtggag gtCCTGCTGCACTACTACCCCAACATGACCAAGGCCGTGGGCTCCTCCGAGAAGATCTTTGAGTTCCTGGACCAGGAGGAGCAGGTGACACCCGCGGGGACGCTGGCACCCGATGTCGTGCGGGGCCACCTCCAGCTGGAGGACGTCTGGTTCTCCTACCCCGAGCACCAAGAGCCCGTCCTGAAG GTGGCCGCCGTCCCCCAGGAGCCGGTGCTCTTCTCCCGCTCGCTCCACGCCAACATCGCCTACGGGCCGGGGACCTGGAGCCGGGCGCAGGTGACGGTGGCAGCTCGCCGAGCGGGTGCGCACGCCTTTGTCACCCGCCTGCCCCAGGGCTATGACACAG AGGTGGGCGAGCTGGGGGTGCAGCTCTCCGGGGGACAGCGGCAGGCGGTGGCCATCGCTCGTGCCCTGGTGAGGGACCCCCGTGTCCTCGTCCTCGATGAGCCCACCAGCGCCCTGGACGCCGACAGCCAGCTGCAG GTGGAGCAGGAGATCTTCGGAgccagcggggccgggcgcgcgGTGCTGCTGGTGACCGGGCAGGTGGCCCTGGCCACGCGGGCGCAGAGGGTGGCCGTGCTGGAGGGGGGGCGACTGCACGAGCTGGGGTCCCCTGGGGAGCTCCTGCGCCCCGGCAGCCGCTACTGGCACCTGCTGCAGGGCGGGGGACAACGGGGGACAGCGGGGAACGAGGGGGAGGGACAGCAGGAGCTGGGAACACCGATGGAAGGGGACAGTGAGAATACGGGTGGGGACAAGGAGACATGGGATGTGGCCACCAGGCTCGGCGTTGGGGACACTGGAAGCTGCAACGGGGACaggaggagcaggggtggggACAGCGAGAGCAGGTGTGGGGACAGGAAAAGCTGCGACAAGGGACTGTGA
- the TAP1 gene encoding antigen peptide transporter 1 isoform X1, which produces MGAAPARRLLALLSPERRRCAGVAALMAASVLGEVAVPYFTGRVTDWVASEDEVAAAWPMALLGLSSAVTEFTCDVTYTGTLSRALGRLQRRVLGAVLRRDVTSLRVTGAGAVTARVTGDVEATHAAVAEALSLLLWYLARGLCLLVTMAWLSPHLAFVTLLSLPVLLLLPRGIGQIQQGLSRQVQEALAGATKVAVETFQAMATIRSFAHEAGAAERYHQRLRHVQRLEAKEAATYASSVWASGFSALALKLGLLCYGGQLVALGTITTGDLVTFLIYQMQFTEAVEVLLHYYPNMTKAVGSSEKIFEFLDQEEQVTPAGTLAPDVVRGHLQLEDVWFSYPEHQEPVLKGVSLELRPGEVLAVVAPPGAGKSTLVSLVLRLRPPGAGRVLLDGHPLPAYQHRTLRCQVAAVPQEPVLFSRSLHANIAYGPGTWSRAQVTVAARRAGAHAFVTRLPQGYDTEVGELGVQLSGGQRQAVAIARALVRDPRVLVLDEPTSALDADSQLQVEQEIFGASGAGRAVLLVTGQVALATRAQRVAVLEGGRLHELGSPGELLRPGSRYWHLLQGGGQRGTAGNEGEGQQELGTPMEGDSENTGGDKETWDVATRLGVGDTGSCNGDRRSRGGDSESRCGDRKSCDKGL; this is translated from the exons ATGggggcggcccccgcccgccggctccTGGCGCTGCTGAGCCCCGAGCGCCGGCGCTGCGCGGGGGTGGCGGCGCTGATGGCGGCCTCGGTCCTCG GGGAGGTGGCCGTCCCCTACTTCACGGGGCGCGTCACCGACTGGGTGGCCAGCGAGGACGAGGTGGCGGCCGCCTGGCCCATGgcgctgctggggctcagcag CGCCGTCACCGAATTCACCTGCGACGTCACCTACACGGGGACGTTGAGCCGGGCCTTGGGGCGTCTCCAACGCCGCGTCTTGGGCGCCGTCCTGCGCCGGGATGTCACCTCGCTGCGGGTGACGGGGGCCGGGGCGGTGACAGCGCGGGTGACGGGGGACGTGGAGGCCACCCACGCGGCGGTGGCCGAGGCGCTCAGCCTCTTGCTGTGGTACCTGGCGCGGGGCCTTTGTCTCCTGGTCACCATGGCCTGGTTGTCCCCCCACCTGGCCTTTGTCACCCTCCTGTCACTGCCcgtcctcctgctgctgccccggGGCATCGGCCAGATCCAGCAG gggctgTCGCGGCAGGTGCAGGAGGCGCTGGCGGGTGCCACCAAGGTGGCGGTGGAGACCTTCCAGGCCATGGCCACCATCCGCAGCTTCGCCCACGAGGCCGGGGCGGCCGAGCGGTACCACCAGCGCCTGCGGCACGTCCAGCGCCTGGAGGCGAAGGAGGCGGCCACCTACGCCAGCAGCGTCTGGGCCAGCGGG TTCTCGGCGCTGGCCCTGAAGTTGGGGCTCCTCTGCTACGGGGGACAGCTGGTGGCCTTGGGGACCATCACCACCGGGGACCTCGTCACCTTCCTCATCTACCAGATGCAGTTCAccgaggctgtggag gtCCTGCTGCACTACTACCCCAACATGACCAAGGCCGTGGGCTCCTCCGAGAAGATCTTTGAGTTCCTGGACCAGGAGGAGCAGGTGACACCCGCGGGGACGCTGGCACCCGATGTCGTGCGGGGCCACCTCCAGCTGGAGGACGTCTGGTTCTCCTACCCCGAGCACCAAGAGCCCGTCCTGAAG GGCGTGTCCCTGGAGCTGCGCCCCGGGGAGGTGCTGGCGGTGGTGGCCCCCCCGGGGGCGGGGAAGAGCACCCTGGTGTCCCTGGTGCTGCGCCTGCGCccgccgggggccgggcgggTGCTGCTGGACGGTCACCCCCTCCCTGCCTACCAGCACCGGACCCTGCGCTGCCAG GTGGCCGCCGTCCCCCAGGAGCCGGTGCTCTTCTCCCGCTCGCTCCACGCCAACATCGCCTACGGGCCGGGGACCTGGAGCCGGGCGCAGGTGACGGTGGCAGCTCGCCGAGCGGGTGCGCACGCCTTTGTCACCCGCCTGCCCCAGGGCTATGACACAG AGGTGGGCGAGCTGGGGGTGCAGCTCTCCGGGGGACAGCGGCAGGCGGTGGCCATCGCTCGTGCCCTGGTGAGGGACCCCCGTGTCCTCGTCCTCGATGAGCCCACCAGCGCCCTGGACGCCGACAGCCAGCTGCAG GTGGAGCAGGAGATCTTCGGAgccagcggggccgggcgcgcgGTGCTGCTGGTGACCGGGCAGGTGGCCCTGGCCACGCGGGCGCAGAGGGTGGCCGTGCTGGAGGGGGGGCGACTGCACGAGCTGGGGTCCCCTGGGGAGCTCCTGCGCCCCGGCAGCCGCTACTGGCACCTGCTGCAGGGCGGGGGACAACGGGGGACAGCGGGGAACGAGGGGGAGGGACAGCAGGAGCTGGGAACACCGATGGAAGGGGACAGTGAGAATACGGGTGGGGACAAGGAGACATGGGATGTGGCCACCAGGCTCGGCGTTGGGGACACTGGAAGCTGCAACGGGGACaggaggagcaggggtggggACAGCGAGAGCAGGTGTGGGGACAGGAAAAGCTGCGACAAGGGACTGTGA
- the LOC141972682 gene encoding class I histocompatibility antigen, F10 alpha chain-like isoform X2 produces the protein MGPGRALALGLLLGVLGAAASPHSLRYFYVGVRDPSPGVPEFMFVGYVDGNLISRYDSETGRMVPRAGWVEGAVDPQFWDRNTRIGQNNQEINRVDHETLQRRYNQSGRGHTLQRMIGCDIREDGTFIKGFNQHAYDGQDFISLDMDTMTFTAADAAAEMTKRKWEADGTEAERQKHYLENTCVEWLRKYVSYGRAVLERKEPPTVRVSGKEADGFLTLYCRAYGFYPRPIAVSWLKGGEVRDQDTERGSVAPNSDGTYYTWASIEARPEEKDEYRCRVEHASLPEPGLFAWEPESSLLPIVAGVVVAVVAVVAIITGYITWKIKSGRKDKDNNSVSSSAGGSGSSGTGLIA, from the exons AtgggcccgggccgggcgctggctctggggctgctgctgggggtccTGGGCGCGGCGGCGA gcCCCCACTCCCTGCGGTACTTCTACGTTGGGGTGCGGGATCCCAGCCCGGGGGTGCCCGAGTTCATGTTCGTGGGGTACGTGGACGGGAACCTCATCTCACGCTACGACAGCGAGACGGGGAGGATGGTGCCCCGGGCGGGCTGGGTGGAGGGAGCTGTGGACCCCCAGTTCTGGGACAGGAACACCCGGATCGGACAGAACAACCAGGAGATCAACCGCGTGGACCATGAGACTCTACAGCGCCGCTACAACCAGAGCGGGA GGGGTCACACGCTGCAGCGCATGATCGGCTGTGACATCCGGGAGGACGGGACGTTTATCAAAGGGTTTAATCAGCACGCGTACGACGGGCAGGACTTCATATCCTTGGACATGGACACGATGACGTTCACTGCGGCGGACGCAGCGGCAGAAATGACCAAGAGGAAGTGGGAGGCGGACGGGACGGAAGCTGAGCGGCAGAAGCACTACCTGGAGAACACCTGCGTGGAGTGGCTGAGGAAATACGTGAGCTACGGGCGGGCCGTGCTGGAGAGGAAAG agccccccacgGTCCGAGTGTCGGGGAAGGAGGCCGACGGGTTCCTGACCTTGTACTGCCGCGCTTACGGCTTCTACCCGCGGCCCATCGCCGTCAGCTGGCTGAAGGGCGGCGAGGTCAGGGACCAGGACACCGAGCGGGGCAGCGTCGCGCCCAACAGCGACGGCACCTACTACACCTGGGCCTCCATCGAGGCGCGCCCGGAGGAGAAGGACGAGTACCGGTGCCGCGTGGAGCACGCCAGCCTGCCCGAGCCCGGGCTCTTCGCGTGGG AGCCGGAGTCCAGCCTGTTGCCCATCGTGGCGGGGGTGGTTGTTGCCGTCGTGGCTGTCGTCGCCATCATCACCGGATACATCACATGGAAGATCAAGTCAG ggaggaaggacaAGGACAACAACTCGGTGTCAA GCTCGGCCGGGGGCTCTGGCAGCTCGGGCACAG GTTTGATCGCCTGA
- the LOC141972682 gene encoding class I histocompatibility antigen, F10 alpha chain-like isoform X1, translating to MGPGRALALGLLLGVLGAAASGPHSLRYFYVGVRDPSPGVPEFMFVGYVDGNLISRYDSETGRMVPRAGWVEGAVDPQFWDRNTRIGQNNQEINRVDHETLQRRYNQSGRGHTLQRMIGCDIREDGTFIKGFNQHAYDGQDFISLDMDTMTFTAADAAAEMTKRKWEADGTEAERQKHYLENTCVEWLRKYVSYGRAVLERKEPPTVRVSGKEADGFLTLYCRAYGFYPRPIAVSWLKGGEVRDQDTERGSVAPNSDGTYYTWASIEARPEEKDEYRCRVEHASLPEPGLFAWEPESSLLPIVAGVVVAVVAVVAIITGYITWKIKSGRKDKDNNSVSSSAGGSGSSGTGLIA from the exons AtgggcccgggccgggcgctggctctggggctgctgctgggggtccTGGGCGCGGCGGCGAGCG gcCCCCACTCCCTGCGGTACTTCTACGTTGGGGTGCGGGATCCCAGCCCGGGGGTGCCCGAGTTCATGTTCGTGGGGTACGTGGACGGGAACCTCATCTCACGCTACGACAGCGAGACGGGGAGGATGGTGCCCCGGGCGGGCTGGGTGGAGGGAGCTGTGGACCCCCAGTTCTGGGACAGGAACACCCGGATCGGACAGAACAACCAGGAGATCAACCGCGTGGACCATGAGACTCTACAGCGCCGCTACAACCAGAGCGGGA GGGGTCACACGCTGCAGCGCATGATCGGCTGTGACATCCGGGAGGACGGGACGTTTATCAAAGGGTTTAATCAGCACGCGTACGACGGGCAGGACTTCATATCCTTGGACATGGACACGATGACGTTCACTGCGGCGGACGCAGCGGCAGAAATGACCAAGAGGAAGTGGGAGGCGGACGGGACGGAAGCTGAGCGGCAGAAGCACTACCTGGAGAACACCTGCGTGGAGTGGCTGAGGAAATACGTGAGCTACGGGCGGGCCGTGCTGGAGAGGAAAG agccccccacgGTCCGAGTGTCGGGGAAGGAGGCCGACGGGTTCCTGACCTTGTACTGCCGCGCTTACGGCTTCTACCCGCGGCCCATCGCCGTCAGCTGGCTGAAGGGCGGCGAGGTCAGGGACCAGGACACCGAGCGGGGCAGCGTCGCGCCCAACAGCGACGGCACCTACTACACCTGGGCCTCCATCGAGGCGCGCCCGGAGGAGAAGGACGAGTACCGGTGCCGCGTGGAGCACGCCAGCCTGCCCGAGCCCGGGCTCTTCGCGTGGG AGCCGGAGTCCAGCCTGTTGCCCATCGTGGCGGGGGTGGTTGTTGCCGTCGTGGCTGTCGTCGCCATCATCACCGGATACATCACATGGAAGATCAAGTCAG ggaggaaggacaAGGACAACAACTCGGTGTCAA GCTCGGCCGGGGGCTCTGGCAGCTCGGGCACAG GTTTGATCGCCTGA